The DNA region GAGTTCCTTGCGGTGGTCAAAAACTAAGACAGCCGGGTCATCGAAATAGTGCGCCATCTCTGGTAGGGCGGAGAAGGCGTTCATTCGCATCTCTCCACGGCGGCTCCAGCTCACAAGAAACCAGGGCTGAGCATCTGGCCGTTGGTTAGGGGCGGCGAAGGCGTAGATCGCCTCCTGATTGGGTGTGACTAAGCCAGTGTTGAAGGTCATCGCTTGTCCGTCGTCGGACGTCACGATTTTGGGTTGGTGCGGGCGCTGTCGGGTTTCCTCAGCCAGACGCTTATAGGTGTAGCGCAGGTAGTTGAGCAAGACAGGGTACTGTTCCTGAGTGCGAACGTGCTGATAACTCCAGTCCTCTGGTTCCGCAAGTTGCGCCAGTTCCTCCAGGCGAGCGGGAGTTGGAATGTGGATCAGGTCTCGTAAAAGTTCTGGGAGATTAGTGAGCGTCACAAGACTATTTGACCATTTCTGGCGGGCATCGAGAGGCCTCCTGTGTTTCGTGGTTCACCCCACTAGGGATGGCCGGTGACGAGACGACCAGAAACACGGTCTCACCCCTAACCAATTCCAGCCGCCAGGAGAATGGTCGGGGCGAGCCGCTCTGGAG from Deinococcus aerius includes:
- a CDS encoding DUF3825 domain-containing protein — its product is MTLTNLPELLRDLIHIPTPARLEELAQLAEPEDWSYQHVRTQEQYPVLLNYLRYTYKRLAEETRQRPHQPKIVTSDDGQAMTFNTGLVTPNQEAIYAFAAPNQRPDAQPWFLVSWSRRGEMRMNAFSALPEMAHYFDDPAVLVFDHRKELRTNVEHIISDNKERFPDPYRQMDNYQLQTFLQGAIMNAVERVRRNYKAAIPQYYWGRVQLLLPLCLTRPGVADLALVVEDLGAFYRASTCLTLDMAYNNARQLARPDRDWLHP